One part of the Glycine max cultivar Williams 82 chromosome 14, Glycine_max_v4.0, whole genome shotgun sequence genome encodes these proteins:
- the LOC100817741 gene encoding uncharacterized protein: MFIKKEQYLPEYTEKYTFSDGICGRHLQIMVKTRGLGHALGRVVGRGLGRGDGDDSDGAPQHRRPTASAHRRRVTVIVDDVVPAVPADSSAVPETEAVVARDEPMVDADAQDTGPDTDAQDIGTQDAADEPEGFLGGPKDPSVLTEYADHVAANVWSGQECPELMLCSHGRKEHNLGRLVPAIDDMVAGIGLSPLIACSIDTGDRGLISSFADRWH; this comes from the exons atgtttataaaaaaagaacaatattTGCCTGAATATACAGAGAAGTATACATTTAGTGATGGAATTTGTGGTAgacatttgcagatcatggttaagACTAGAGGATTAGGCCATGCCTTAGGTAGGGTTGTTGGCAGAGGTCTGGGGAGAGGGGATGGTGATGATTCTGACGGTGCTCCCCAACACCGAAGGCCGACTGCATCGGCACACAGGCGACGGGTAACTGTCATTGTTGACGATGTTGTGCCTGCGGTACCTGCAGACTCGTCTGCGGTACCAGAGACAGAGGCTGTTGTAGCTAGGGATGAACCCATGGTAGATGCTGACGCACAGGACACCGGTCCAGATACTGACGCACAAGATATTGGTACACAGGATGCTGCAGATGAGCCTGAGGGATTTCTTGGTGGACCCAAGGACCCATCAGTGCTTACGGAGTATGCTGACCATGTTGCGGCCAACGTATGGTCTGGACag gaaTGTCCTGAGTTGATGTTATGCTCCCATGGGAGGAAGGAACATAACTTAGGCAGGCTTGTTCCTGCAATTGATGACATGGTTGCTGGGATAGGATTAAGTCCTTTGATCGCGTGTTCGATAGACACCGGCGATCGGGGACTTATATCCTCCTTTGCCGATAGGTGGCACTAG